From the genome of Amycolatopsis granulosa:
CTCGCGGTGGGAGCTGCGGCTGGACGGGCAGCCGCCGCACCCGCTGTCGGTCATCTCGCCGGAAGCGTTCGCGGCGCAGTTCGTGCTGCGCCGCAATCCCAAACCGGGGCAGGCGGACAGCACGCTGCTGCTGGTGCGCGAACGCCTCGTCGGCGACGGTCTCCGGGAAACGATCACCCTGCGGAACCTGGGCCGGGAGAACACGGTCGCGAACCTGACGCTGCACGTCGACGCGGACTTCTCGGACCTGTTCGCGGTGAAGGAGGGCCGGCCCGCGCACGGCGGGGCGGACGCCACGGTCGCCGGCTCGGAACTGCTGCTGCGGGACCGGTCCGACGGCTCCCGCGGCCTGTCGGTCAGTGCCACCGCCGATCCGCTGGCCGCGCCCGGAGTGCTGAACTGGCGGGTCGTCGTGCCCGCGCGCGGCGAGTGGTCGACCGAGATCGTGGTCCAGCCCACCGTCGGGAACCGGCGGGTGCGGCCGCAGTTCGATCGCGGCGAGGAGGTCGCGGCCAGCGGGCCGGCCCGCAAGATCCGGGCGTGGCGCGACGTGAGCACGATGATCGCGGCCGACGATCCGGTGCTCACCCAGGTGCTGCAGCGGACCGAGAGCGACCTCGGCGCACTGCAGATCCACGACACGAGCCAGGACGGACGGCCGTTCGTCGCCGCCGGCGCACCGTGGTTCATGACCCTGTTCGGGCGGGACAGCCTGCTCACCGCGTGGATGGCGCTGCCGCTGGACGTCGGCCTCGCGCTCGGCACCCTGGAGACCCTCGCCGAGTTGCAGGGCAAACGGGTCGACCCGCTGACCGAGGAGGAGCCCGGCCGGATCCTGCACGAGCTGCGCCTCGGCCCGGACAGCGACCAGGTGCTCGGCGGCAGCCACTACTACGGCACGGTGGACGCCTCGCCGCTGTTCGTCATGCTGCTGGCCGAATGCTGGCGCTGGGGGGCGGACGAGACCGCGGTGCGGGCTCTGCTCCCGGCCGCGGACGCGGCGCTGGACTGGCTGGAGCGCTACGGCGACCGCGACCGCGACGGGTTCGTCGAGTACCGGCGCGCAACCGACCGCGGCCTGCTCAACCAGGGGTGGAAGGACAGCTTCGACGGCATCAACGACGCGGCCGGGCGGCTGGCCACCACGCCGGTCGCGCTGTGCGAGGTCCAGGGGTATGCCTACGCGGCCTGGCTGGCGCGCGCCGAACTGGCCGACGCGTTCAACGACCCGGCCACCGCCACCCGCTGCCGGGAACGGGCCGATCAGTTGCGCGAGCGGTTCGCGGAGACGTTCTGGCTGCCCGAGCAGGGCTGGTACGCCGTGGCACTGGACGGGCGCAAGCAGCCGCTGGACGCGTTGACCAGCAACACCACTCACTGCCTGTGGTCGGGCATCGCCACCGACGAGCACGCCGCCGTGCTGATCGAGCGGCTCAGCCGGCCGGAGATGGACAGCGGGTTCGGGTTGCGCACGCTGTCCTCGGCGATGGGCGCCTACAACCCGATGAGCTACCACAACGGCTCGGTGTGGCCGCACGACACGGCGATCGCCGTGGCCGGCTTGCTGCGCTACGCGCACCTGCCGGGCGCGGTGGAGCTGGCGCAGCGCCTCGCGACCGGACTGCTGGACGCGGCGGCCGCGTTCGGCGGGCGGCTGCCCGAGCTGTTCTGCGGTTTCTCCCGGTCGGAGTTCAGCCCCCCGATCCCCTATCCGACGTCGTGTTCGCCGCAGGCGTGGGCGAGCGCGGCACCGCTGCTGCTCGTGCGGTCGTTCCTCGGGCTCGAACCGCACGTCCCGCAGCGGCGGCTGGCGGTTCGCCCGCACCTGCCCGAGCGGTGGGGCCGGCTGCGCCTGTCGGACCTGCGGCTGGGCGAGCTGACCGTGCACGTCGAGGCGGACCACGACGTGGCGAAGGTGCGGGGGCTGCCGGAAGGGTGGGACCTGCGGATCACCGGGTGATCCGGATCCCCACGGGCTCGTCGCCGGCATCACGGGCGGGAACTACCTGGTCGTCGACGTGGGGAGTCCGACGCATTGGACATCCCGTGGGGCTGGCGAAGCTGGAGCCGGGCCTGGCCAAGCTCCGACCGCGACCGGGAAACAGTCTTCCCCGTTCCGGCGGGGAAGGCTCTTTACTGGTGTGCATGCTGTCGCTGCCGGATCCCCTGCCCGAGTTCGGTGACGTGCGGTTGCGTCCGTTCGACGACGGTGACGCCGACATGCTGATCGACATGTCGTCGGATCCGTACGTGCCGTTGACCGGGACGCTGCCCGCCAACGCGACGCGGGACGAGGCGCTGGCCTACATCCGGCGGCAGCACGGCCGGTTGCGGACGGGGTACGGCTACTCGTTCTGCATCGCCGACCGGCGCAGCGGCGAGCCCTGGGGGCAGATCGGGCTGTGGCTGGCCGGGCTGGACCAGGGGCGGGCATCGGCCGGGTACTGCATCGCGCCACGCAGCCGGGGGCGCGGGCTCGCCGGACACGCCCTGCGCGCGCTGACGCGGTTCGCCTGGACGATCGGCGAGGTGCACCGGGTGGAGCTGTTCATCGAGCCGTGGAACGCGGCGTCGGTGCGCACGGCGGAGGCCGCCGGGTACGAGCGGGAGGGGTATCTGCGCAGTTACCGCGAAATCGGCGGGAAACGCGTGGACATGCTGTTGTACGCGGCGGTGCGCGGGCGGCACGCGGGCACCCGGCGGCAGGCGCCCGCGTAGCCGGGCGTCACAGCTGCGCGTTGATGTCCTCCTCGGACAGCGCGTCCACCTCCAGCTAGATCTGCTCCAGCGCGCCAGCAACGGCAAACACGGTGCCCGGGACGGCAGACACGGCGGCCGGAGCGGCGAACACGGCGCGCTGTGGGCTAGTCCTTCTTCGCCCGGCTGGGTGCGACCCGGGGCGGCTCGTTCGGCTGTTTCGGGTACACCGGTGGCCAGGGTGCGTCCATCAGGCCCGCCGCCATGTCCCGTTCGGACATCTCCAGCAGCGGCTCGATGGACTGCGGCCGCGAGTACATCCCGGCCCACGGGTCACCGCGCCGGGACACCAGCTCCGGTACCGTCGTGAGGGTCAGCTCACCGGGCTCCACAGTGGACAACTCGTCCCAGCCGATGGGTGCCGACACCTGCCCACCCGGCCGTGGTCGCACGCACCAGGCACCGAACACGGTCTTGTGCGGTGCGTTCTGGTTGAAGTCCACGAAGACCCGCGCCCCGCGTTCCTCCTTCCACCACTGCGCGGTGATCAGTTCCGGGTGCCGCCGCTCCAGCTCCCGCGCGAGCGCGACGGCGGCGGCACGCACCTGGTACGAGTCCCACCGGGACTCCAGCGCCACGTACACGTGCAGCCCGCGCGAGCCGGTGGTCTTCAGGAACGATGCGATGCCCAGCGAGTCGAGCCGGTCCTTGGCCAGCACCGCCGCTTCCCGGACCTGCGCGAAGCTCACCCCCGGCGACGGGTCCAGGTCGATCCGCAGCTCGTCGGTGTACGAGGGCTCCGACGCGCGGTAGGGCCACACGTGGAACCCGATGCACCCGAGGTTCACCGCCCACAGGATGTGCGCCAGGTCCGCCGCCACCAGCGCGTCTGAGGTCGTGCCGTTCGGCGTCGACACGACCGTCGTCCGCGCCCAGGACGGAGTGGACTTCGGCACCCGCTTCTGGAACCACGACTTGCCACTCGCACCGTCCGGGTACCGCTCCAGCAGCAGCGGCCGGTCCCGCAACGTGTTCATCAGCGGGCCCTCGACCGCCTGGTAGTACCGCACCAGGTCGAGTTTGGTCTCGCCGCGTTCGGCGAAGTACACCTTGTCCGGCGACGAGATGCTGACCTCGGTGCCCTCGATGGGAACGGCGCTCACGCTTTCACCTCGCTGAACAGGGCGGTCAACTCCGCCGGCGGTACCTCTTCCAGCTGGTCGTAGCGGC
Proteins encoded in this window:
- the ligD gene encoding non-homologous end-joining DNA ligase gives rise to the protein MSAVPIEGTEVSISSPDKVYFAERGETKLDLVRYYQAVEGPLMNTLRDRPLLLERYPDGASGKSWFQKRVPKSTPSWARTTVVSTPNGTTSDALVAADLAHILWAVNLGCIGFHVWPYRASEPSYTDELRIDLDPSPGVSFAQVREAAVLAKDRLDSLGIASFLKTTGSRGLHVYVALESRWDSYQVRAAAVALARELERRHPELITAQWWKEERGARVFVDFNQNAPHKTVFGAWCVRPRPGGQVSAPIGWDELSTVEPGELTLTTVPELVSRRGDPWAGMYSRPQSIEPLLEMSERDMAAGLMDAPWPPVYPKQPNEPPRVAPSRAKKD
- a CDS encoding GNAT family N-acetyltransferase; protein product: MLSLPDPLPEFGDVRLRPFDDGDADMLIDMSSDPYVPLTGTLPANATRDEALAYIRRQHGRLRTGYGYSFCIADRRSGEPWGQIGLWLAGLDQGRASAGYCIAPRSRGRGLAGHALRALTRFAWTIGEVHRVELFIEPWNAASVRTAEAAGYEREGYLRSYREIGGKRVDMLLYAAVRGRHAGTRRQAPA
- a CDS encoding glycogen debranching N-terminal domain-containing protein, translating into MTPEAFNAGEPVPVTSAGGTVTLVEGSTFCLSGPGGDIQPGTSHGLFFRDARLISRWELRLDGQPPHPLSVISPEAFAAQFVLRRNPKPGQADSTLLLVRERLVGDGLRETITLRNLGRENTVANLTLHVDADFSDLFAVKEGRPAHGGADATVAGSELLLRDRSDGSRGLSVSATADPLAAPGVLNWRVVVPARGEWSTEIVVQPTVGNRRVRPQFDRGEEVAASGPARKIRAWRDVSTMIAADDPVLTQVLQRTESDLGALQIHDTSQDGRPFVAAGAPWFMTLFGRDSLLTAWMALPLDVGLALGTLETLAELQGKRVDPLTEEEPGRILHELRLGPDSDQVLGGSHYYGTVDASPLFVMLLAECWRWGADETAVRALLPAADAALDWLERYGDRDRDGFVEYRRATDRGLLNQGWKDSFDGINDAAGRLATTPVALCEVQGYAYAAWLARAELADAFNDPATATRCRERADQLRERFAETFWLPEQGWYAVALDGRKQPLDALTSNTTHCLWSGIATDEHAAVLIERLSRPEMDSGFGLRTLSSAMGAYNPMSYHNGSVWPHDTAIAVAGLLRYAHLPGAVELAQRLATGLLDAAAAFGGRLPELFCGFSRSEFSPPIPYPTSCSPQAWASAAPLLLVRSFLGLEPHVPQRRLAVRPHLPERWGRLRLSDLRLGELTVHVEADHDVAKVRGLPEGWDLRITG